In Hyphomicrobium denitrificans ATCC 51888, the DNA window GTGCTTCTTATCGGAAAACGGGTTCCCACTTTTCCGGAAGCACTCTAGCGAGCGACTGATTGCGCATGTTTCGCGTCGTTCGAAGCGTTGGCCGATACGACCAGGTCTTTGAACGAAGCGTGGGTGCCCAATGCGAAGACTTTGTATTTGTCGCGCAGCCGCCGGATGGCGGACGGGTCGGAATAACCCATTTGCCGGATTGCCGTCGTCGGGCGCAGGTCCGGCCGAATTCTCAAGAGTTCGGCAAGCTGTGCGAGACGCTGGTTATCGTCAATTCCAGTGCCTTTCGGCCGGCCGCGACGAATGGGAGTGTGGAGCATCAGGCGAACCTCAAAACGAAGCGATTCGTTGATTCCGACATTGCTCGAAGAATTCCCCTATTTCCAGGGAGAATAATTAATTCGCCAAATTGGACACGAAATACCCCCTAAAGATTCTCTTTTTGAACGCCGTTCATTTGGAATAGTATATGAAATGCGGACGGCGCGATTGCCTTTCCGGGATTCGGATACCTCTAAATGGCACCGCGCTGCTGAGCTAATTGATTGAGCGGAAGTTCGGGGCGGGCGCCGATATGGCTGATAATTTCGGCCGCCGCGAGGCTGGCCAAACGGCCGCAAATTTCGAGGCTATATCCCTTCGAATATCCGAATAGGAAACCGGCCGCGTAGAGATCTCCGGCGCCCGTCGTGTCGATCAATTCGGAAATGGGCTCGGGCGAAATTTCAATTGCGTCGCCGTCGGAAAAAATAACCGAACCTTTTGCGCTGCGTGTCAGCACTGCAAGCTTCGCATCCTTGCTCGCGTTCTTCGATGCGAGTTCGAATGACTCGGTTTGATAAAGCGATTTGATCTCGGATTCGTTTGCGAAAAGAATGTCGATGCCGGAACGAATGAGTTCGAGAAATTCGGCGCGATGACGATCGACGCAAAAGCCATCCGATAGAGTCAGCGCGACTTTGCGGCCCGCTGCTTTCGCGGTTTGCAGTGCTTTTCGAAATGCCTGTTTCGCTTGCGGTTCATCGAAGAGATAACCTTCGAGATAAAGAATTGCGGAGTCGCGAATTAAATCGAGATTCAATTGCGATTCATCGAGGCTCGTCGAAATTCCGAGAAATGTATTCATCGTGCGCTCGCCGTCGGGCGTGACGAGAATGAGAGAGCGCGACGTCGGTGCGCCGTTTGCGATCGGCGCAACATCGAATTCGACACCGATGGAACGAATGTCGTGCGTGAATATTTTTCCGAACTCGTCATTCGCAATGGTGCCGATGAATGCGGCTTTGCCACCGAAGGACGCAA includes these proteins:
- a CDS encoding adenosine kinase, which produces MTAARFDVIGIGNAIVDIIGRCDEAYLATIGASKGSMRLVGADDVKNIYATMGSAVEVSGGSAANTIAGVASFGGKAAFIGTIANDEFGKIFTHDIRSIGVEFDVAPIANGAPTSRSLILVTPDGERTMNTFLGISTSLDESQLNLDLIRDSAILYLEGYLFDEPQAKQAFRKALQTAKAAGRKVALTLSDGFCVDRHRAEFLELIRSGIDILFANESEIKSLYQTESFELASKNASKDAKLAVLTRSAKGSVIFSDGDAIEISPEPISELIDTTGAGDLYAAGFLFGYSKGYSLEICGRLASLAAAEIISHIGARPELPLNQLAQQRGAI